The Candidatus Mycolicibacterium alkanivorans genome contains a region encoding:
- a CDS encoding TadA family conjugal transfer-associated ATPase, with protein MSASLIDRVRERLAAESGSLRPTAVAAAIRAESGGVLGDTEVLTNLRVLQTELTGAGVLEPLLRAPGTTDVLVTAPDAVWVDDGGGLRRSAVRFADEASVRRLAQRLAVAAGRRLDEAQPWVDGQLSGLGAGDVSVRLHAVLPPVAVAGTCVSLRVLRPATQDLAALTRAGAIEPEAGQLLAEVIDARLAFLVSGGTGAGKTTLLAATLAAVSSDERIVCVEDAPELAPRHPHLVRLVARSANVEGVGEITLRQLVRQALRMRPDRIVVGEVRGAEVIDLLAALNTGHDGGAGTVHANNPAEVPARLEALAALGGLDRAALHSQLAAAVQVLLHVSRGRDGRRRLSEIAVLRRDDNAHVRAETVWQVGRGFDCGADRLRTLIDGRLAR; from the coding sequence ATGAGCGCCTCGCTGATCGACCGCGTCCGCGAACGGCTCGCCGCCGAGTCCGGCTCGTTGCGCCCGACCGCGGTTGCCGCGGCAATCCGAGCCGAGTCCGGCGGTGTCCTCGGTGACACCGAGGTACTGACCAACCTGCGGGTCCTGCAGACCGAGCTGACCGGTGCCGGTGTGCTGGAACCATTGCTTCGCGCGCCCGGCACCACCGATGTCCTGGTCACCGCTCCCGACGCGGTGTGGGTGGACGACGGTGGCGGTTTGCGGCGCAGCGCCGTGCGATTCGCTGACGAAGCGTCCGTGCGCCGGCTGGCGCAGCGGCTCGCCGTGGCCGCTGGACGACGACTCGACGAAGCCCAGCCCTGGGTCGACGGACAACTGTCCGGGCTGGGCGCCGGTGACGTCTCGGTCCGCCTGCACGCGGTACTGCCGCCGGTCGCCGTTGCCGGCACGTGTGTGTCACTGCGGGTGCTGCGCCCTGCCACGCAGGACCTCGCGGCCTTGACCCGGGCCGGCGCGATCGAACCGGAAGCAGGGCAACTGCTGGCCGAGGTCATCGACGCTCGGTTGGCGTTCCTGGTCTCGGGCGGAACCGGGGCCGGTAAGACCACGCTACTGGCCGCCACCCTCGCCGCGGTCAGCAGTGACGAACGGATCGTGTGTGTCGAGGACGCACCTGAGCTGGCGCCGCGGCACCCCCACCTGGTGCGGCTGGTGGCCCGCAGCGCCAACGTCGAAGGAGTAGGCGAGATCACGCTGCGTCAGCTGGTCCGCCAGGCGCTTCGGATGCGGCCGGATCGCATTGTCGTCGGGGAGGTGCGCGGCGCCGAGGTGATCGATCTGCTCGCCGCGCTGAACACCGGTCACGACGGCGGGGCCGGAACGGTACATGCGAACAACCCGGCTGAGGTACCAGCCCGCCTCGAGGCGCTCGCCGCCCTCGGAGGACTCGACCGCGCCGCATTGCACAGCCAGCTGGCCGCCGCGGTTCAGGTGCTGCTGCACGTCAGCCGCGGTCGCGACGGGCGGCGCCGGCTCAGTGAGATCGCGGTGTTGCGACGCGACGACAACGCACACGTCCGTGCCGAGACGGTATGGCAAGTCGGCCGCGGATTCGACTGCGGGGCAGACCGATTGCGCACCTTGATCGATGGACGGCTGGCCCGATGA
- the ssd gene encoding septum site-determining protein Ssd, whose amino-acid sequence MVDDIELREAVERVAAAVGLRALSAPATLTRKTWSATAAVVLDEPGARRCVGMPRRAGLILVSRAEPQESTWQAAMAVGAEHLCALPAQEDLLTRNLADAAEAARGDVGEGRVIAVIGGRGGAGASVFAAAVAQTATASLLVDLDPWAGGLDLLLASESVSGLRWPDLSLQGGRLSWPAVRDALPNHRGVSVLSGTRSCYEMDAGPVEAILDAGRRGGVMVVCDVPRRTTSAATAALDVADLVVVITTCDVRGVAAASAMTPVVRTINPNLGLVVRGPSPGGLRAREVAEIIGLPLLATMRPEPMLSERLERRGLRLGRRSPLAAAARDVLGVLHRGAVAA is encoded by the coding sequence GTGGTCGACGACATCGAACTGCGCGAGGCCGTCGAGCGGGTAGCGGCAGCCGTCGGGCTACGGGCGCTGAGCGCGCCCGCAACGCTGACGAGGAAGACGTGGTCGGCGACAGCGGCAGTGGTTCTCGACGAGCCGGGTGCCCGCCGCTGCGTGGGCATGCCGCGCCGCGCCGGACTGATCCTGGTGTCCCGAGCCGAGCCGCAGGAGTCGACCTGGCAGGCGGCGATGGCCGTCGGCGCCGAGCACCTCTGCGCTCTGCCGGCGCAGGAGGACCTGTTGACCCGCAATCTCGCCGACGCCGCCGAAGCAGCTCGCGGAGATGTCGGCGAAGGCCGGGTGATCGCCGTCATCGGCGGCCGCGGTGGAGCCGGTGCGTCGGTCTTCGCCGCGGCTGTGGCGCAGACCGCCACCGCGTCCCTTCTTGTCGACCTCGACCCGTGGGCCGGCGGTCTCGACCTCCTGCTGGCCAGCGAGTCGGTGTCCGGCTTGCGTTGGCCCGATTTGAGCCTGCAGGGTGGCCGGCTGAGTTGGCCCGCGGTTCGCGACGCCCTGCCGAACCACCGGGGAGTGAGCGTGTTGTCGGGCACCCGGTCGTGCTACGAGATGGACGCCGGCCCGGTGGAGGCGATTCTCGACGCCGGCCGGCGCGGCGGGGTGATGGTGGTCTGTGATGTGCCGCGGCGAACGACGTCCGCCGCCACGGCCGCGTTGGACGTCGCAGATCTGGTGGTGGTGATCACCACCTGCGATGTGCGTGGTGTAGCGGCCGCTTCGGCCATGACCCCCGTGGTGCGCACGATCAACCCGAACCTCGGCCTCGTGGTGCGCGGACCGTCGCCGGGCGGGCTGCGGGCCCGCGAGGTCGCCGAGATCATCGGCCTGCCACTGCTGGCGACCATGCGTCCCGAGCCGATGCTGTCCGAGCGCCTGGAACGAAGGGGACTTCGGCTCGGTCGCCGATCGCCATTGGCCGCGGCGGCTCGCGACGTGCTGGGCGTACTGCATCGGGGAGCCGTGGCGGCATGA